A window of Hevea brasiliensis isolate MT/VB/25A 57/8 unplaced genomic scaffold, ASM3005281v1 Scaf7, whole genome shotgun sequence genomic DNA:
attttagaatcgtaaatgtgactttggaaagtgatcagatttctcataaattgtttgcataaattgttttgaatggattttatgttcacacttagcatgacagtaccacattattcctcctccactcatggggttgagatcatttattttcctccctctctggcttgccagttgagattgtagatcggatgagtactcattagctagctagccacctcctttattgatttcgattaatggggttgagattgctttgtcgtggtgtacaacacggcattgatcgaaaattttgtgtcatgacttaagttgtgtatgactttggcaacactgtgattatgaaattgtttgactaaactgtgtttaatggattatttgacaaaatggtgtcatTATGGACTTTGATATTTGCAAAATGTAACTGAGAAAtaattaaattgtgtttggcaatgaatgatttatttattgtattttaaatttttattgtgcatcattgagtatttttatactcagcgatagcttattttgctgtcgcaataagagcaaggagaaagcagcagagtgagctgctgttaaatcgaggactactctgatcattttgtacgggtattattttatacccttgtagacaatcttgatgtaaatataaaaatcttgtatgtatcaatgtagttgagcagttataaataaattgtaataatattattttggattctcttctgtaaatttaatatttgtacatatggattttctgctttatgcttggtgaatggaaatattaaatattttgagatgagaaaacttgatttgtattgtgaaattattttgaagtgcattgaattgagatgattgagttattgaaggttgggagttgtgaaatatttttggaagtgctttttacaggtctttgaagaactggtttctcaaaatacagagggaactctgtcaaaatttttataaaatttgcggcaaaattaaaatggacaaaaatttttactagtatttaaactttgaataaatggtttttaattcctaccaaaatgctcaccacttccaaaatgtaagaaaattgttttaaaatcccttgtagcgtacttaatgagttatcagtaggtgaagttcggtagttcattaagtattttacgggatcatgttatgccttatggaggggtaaggtgtgacaagtgaGTTAAAGCTTATTGATAACTAAAGGTATATTTTTTAATCAAGCATAATTCAAACTTTGCTGTTCCACATTAGGAATAAAACTTTTAATCAGCTTCATTAGAGTCGTCATCAAAGACATCAGAGTCGTCATCAAAGACAGAAATATGGGATTCCAGGTGGGCGTGAATTCACTAGGTTCTCCTTCTGCAGCCTCAATCAGTTTCATCAGAGTCATCGTCAAAAATATACAAGTATGGGACTATTGGTGTGTGTTCACTATGTTCTACATCTGCACCCTCACCAGTCAATCTAGGAGTGTTCCAACCCAACTGTTGCATGTATACTTCATCATAGGCTTTAATGTTGAAACCTGAAGCAAGAAACAATTCCAACTCATTCACGAATTGTGCTGTTCTTGCTGCTAGAAAAGGCCTTGCTGCATCAGAGACTAGATTCTTGAACTCTCCTTGTTTTGTTTCAGGTGTTCTCATTTGATGAGATTGATCACCCCTGGCAAAAAGGAAAGCAAGCTTTTGAGAAAGAGATATGTAAAGTAATAGAGATATGTAAAATAATTAGAGTTATGTGCCAAACTTTCATACTCATCAAAAGAACTTAAAGAATGAGGAATCCAATTGTTACAATCTAGAGTTCATTTTAATCGTTAAGTTGCACATGAATAAACAAAATGTGGGATAAGTAAAGAAAATACCTTCTCAAGAATGAATCAACCACACCAAGTATATGGTGTACAATAATTTCAACATCCTCTTCCTGCATGCAAGCATGTCAGAAGATGAGAGTTTGTCAATGATAGCCAACCAGAGTTAGAAGATAGCTATAGACATTAAATTAACATCCCAAATtatgaaacaaaaaaaaaaagaaaatccaaaacaaAAACAGTGCAAGGTTTTTTGTAAACATCATTACTATTATATGCATAAAGCCATAAACATTCTTCTATTTATATGCATAAAGCCATAAACACTCTTCTATTTCCTGTGTACATCGAAAAATACGCAAAACCAAAACTTTAAATATTTATCCACATCCACAAAGTTTGAATCAGTGCCAAAGTAGCAAATGAAAGAGTTGGAAGAGAATAATGCCTTTCAAActctactcaactcaactaaactcaactaagcatttatcccaaaaatttgaggtcggctatatggattctctttctctactctaaacgattt
This region includes:
- the LOC131177696 gene encoding uncharacterized protein LOC131177696, with amino-acid sequence CVQSGILSNIVNVLRYWKSCKYLQPNRWLQSWLRREIQALLQEEDVEIIVHHILGVVDSFLRRGDQSHQMRTPETKQGEFKNLVSDAARPFLAARTAQFVNELELFLASGFNIKAYDEVYMQQLGWNTPRLTGEGADVEHSEHTPIVPYLYIFDDDSDETD